A single region of the Sorghum bicolor cultivar BTx623 chromosome 7, Sorghum_bicolor_NCBIv3, whole genome shotgun sequence genome encodes:
- the LOC110437369 gene encoding uncharacterized protein LOC110437369 has protein sequence MAPRFHVSAPWITAPRSWTAFSRGSDVAGSSAPQITAPSFLLQTSRRTSLPVDTVHIFISPLGSFSPKTEHEFGFNIWTIKSLICSIDFEEPECHVVEKVANQAMAGRPVVRTSTSRFLAVFQYLCAFVVILAR, from the exons ATGGCGCCGAGGTTTCACGTCTCGGcgccatggatcacggcgccgaggtcCTGGACTGCCTTCTCACGTGGATCTGACGTGGCAgggagctcggcgccacagatcacggcgccgagcttCCTGCTACAAACCAGCCGACGCACTTCGCTACCCGTGGACACCGTTCATATTTTCATCTCCCCTCTCGGCTCTTTCTCTCCAAAAACCGAGCACGAATTTGGATTCAATATTTGGACCATCAAAAGTTTGATTTGTTCCATAGATTTTGAAGAGCCAG AATGCCACGTCGTGGAAAAAGTAGCAAACCAAG CTATGGCCGGACGACCGGTAGTCCGTACATCCACAAGCCGCTTCCTAGCGGTGTTCCAGTACCTATGTGCTTTTGTGGTGATCCTTGCAAGGTAG